The following are from one region of the Coriobacteriia bacterium genome:
- a CDS encoding transketolase C-terminal domain-containing protein, whose protein sequence is MSEKRATREALGETLVELVAEGVDVVAVDADLSGSTTTAKLAKAHPDRFFNVGIAEQNMIGTAAGLAVEGKIPFTGSFAVFATGRAYDQVRNTVCYGGLNVKLAPTHAGITVGPDGGSHQMLEDIALMRVLPDMRVLVPADYVAAKAAIRLAAATPGPFYIRLGRAAVPVIYDEEYRFELGAARVLREGVHVTLAACGVMVEQALAAAEELELEGIHAEVLDIATIKPLPAEAIAASARKTGAVVTCEEHSIIGGLGSAVAEALGELAPVPLVRVGVRDVFGTSGEPAELMAHFGLTGADIAAAARELLSRRK, encoded by the coding sequence GTGAGCGAGAAGCGCGCAACGCGCGAAGCGCTCGGCGAGACCCTCGTCGAGCTTGTGGCCGAAGGCGTGGATGTGGTCGCGGTGGATGCGGACCTTTCCGGCTCCACCACTACCGCCAAGCTCGCCAAGGCCCACCCGGACCGCTTCTTCAATGTGGGCATCGCCGAGCAGAACATGATCGGCACAGCCGCCGGGCTGGCGGTCGAGGGCAAGATCCCGTTCACCGGCAGCTTCGCGGTCTTCGCCACCGGCCGCGCGTACGATCAAGTGCGCAACACCGTGTGTTACGGCGGGCTCAACGTGAAGCTCGCGCCCACGCACGCGGGAATCACCGTCGGTCCCGACGGCGGCAGCCACCAGATGCTCGAGGACATCGCGCTCATGCGCGTGCTCCCGGACATGCGTGTGCTCGTCCCGGCCGATTACGTGGCGGCCAAGGCCGCCATCCGTCTCGCCGCGGCCACGCCGGGCCCGTTCTACATCCGCCTGGGCAGGGCCGCCGTACCGGTCATCTACGACGAGGAGTACCGTTTCGAGCTAGGTGCGGCGCGCGTACTCCGCGAGGGCGTGCATGTCACGCTCGCCGCATGCGGCGTGATGGTCGAGCAGGCGCTCGCGGCTGCCGAGGAACTCGAACTCGAAGGCATCCATGCCGAGGTGCTCGACATCGCCACGATCAAGCCGCTGCCAGCCGAAGCCATCGCTGCCTCGGCGCGTAAGACCGGTGCGGTCGTGACCTGCGAGGAGCATTCGATCATCGGCGGACTGGGTTCTGCTGTCGCCGAGGCGCTCGGCGAGCTCGCGCCCGTGCCGCTGGTGCGTGTGGGCGTGAGGGACGTCTTCGGGACCTCCGGCGAGCCGGCCGAGCTGATGGCGCACTTCGGCCTCACGGGCGCCGACATCGCAGCAGCTGCGAGGGAGTTGCTCTCGCGTCGGAAGTAG
- the ftsX gene encoding permease-like cell division protein FtsX produces MAINFGYFAKESFTSFKRNWVMSLGAIITIYLSLLLVGVSVGSGFLLTQVVQSVEEKVSVRIYLKDGADPATVDALQQEIIGNAEVSTVTYTSKEQALEDFKTTMVQDSPEIVEQLEGNPLPASLDVDLKDPRNVMVVVDAIKASPNFTAVADRPDDPEKSLKYGQQIVNQLFTFTRMLRYVSIVFVALLGVISLIFINNAIRLAIYARRKEIGIMRLVGASNWFIRTPFLMEGVIQSLIGALLAIGSLSFVWLYVLPKLKESLSFLPLTLSGAAATQVSLILVISGIVIGLIGSGLAMRRYLKV; encoded by the coding sequence ATGGCGATTAACTTCGGCTACTTCGCCAAGGAGTCATTCACCAGTTTCAAGCGCAACTGGGTGATGAGTCTTGGCGCCATCATCACGATCTACCTCTCGCTGCTGCTGGTTGGCGTGTCCGTCGGTTCGGGATTCCTGCTCACCCAGGTGGTCCAGTCGGTGGAGGAGAAGGTCTCCGTCCGCATCTACTTGAAGGACGGCGCGGATCCGGCCACGGTGGACGCGCTGCAGCAGGAGATCATCGGCAACGCCGAGGTCTCGACGGTTACCTACACGTCGAAGGAGCAGGCGCTCGAGGATTTCAAGACCACGATGGTTCAGGACAGCCCTGAGATCGTGGAGCAGCTCGAGGGCAATCCGCTGCCGGCGTCGCTCGACGTGGACCTCAAGGATCCCCGCAACGTCATGGTCGTCGTCGATGCCATCAAGGCGAGCCCGAACTTCACCGCGGTGGCCGACCGTCCGGACGATCCGGAGAAGTCGCTCAAGTACGGCCAGCAGATCGTCAACCAGCTCTTCACGTTCACTCGCATGCTGCGCTACGTGAGCATCGTGTTCGTGGCTCTCCTGGGCGTGATCAGCCTCATCTTCATCAACAACGCCATCCGCCTCGCGATCTACGCACGCCGCAAGGAGATCGGCATCATGCGTCTCGTGGGCGCGTCGAACTGGTTCATCCGGACACCGTTCCTGATGGAGGGTGTCATCCAGAGCCTTATCGGCGCGCTGCTTGCCATCGGTTCGCTGAGCTTCGTCTGGCTGTACGTTCTGCCGAAGCTCAAGGAGTCGCTCTCGTTCCTCCCCCTCACGCTCTCTGGCGCGGCCGCGACGCAGGTCTCGCTGATCCTCGTCATCTCCGGCATCGTCATCGGCCTCATCGGTTCCGGTCTTGCGATGCGGCGTTACCTGAAGGTCTGA
- a CDS encoding transketolase, with amino-acid sequence MTHAALVASIAAHAAQMRYDIIEMIAEAGSGHPGGSLSAADIVATLYWGVMRHNPASPDWPERDRFVLSKGHAAPVLYAALAGAGYFGRDHLKTLRKLGSMLQGHPDARKCTGIEVSTGSLGQGLAIANGMALALRMDGNPARVFCLLGDGELQEGEVWEAAMFAPHHGLDHVVAVVDHNGLQIDGACTDVMCLGEVAEKLHAFGWEVRECDGHDVEALLEALSEPPMTEGVPVAIVAYTVKGKGVSFMEGDAGWHGKSPNAEQTATALEELGAVRGQAAGALEAAVGSLLTDESPSEGGS; translated from the coding sequence ATGACGCATGCGGCACTGGTGGCGTCCATCGCGGCGCACGCGGCGCAGATGCGCTACGACATCATCGAGATGATCGCCGAGGCCGGCAGCGGCCACCCGGGCGGGTCGCTCTCGGCGGCCGATATCGTGGCCACCCTGTACTGGGGCGTCATGCGTCACAACCCTGCCTCGCCCGACTGGCCCGAGCGCGACCGCTTCGTGCTCTCCAAGGGTCACGCCGCGCCGGTGCTCTACGCCGCCCTCGCCGGCGCCGGCTACTTCGGCCGCGACCACCTGAAGACGCTCCGCAAGCTCGGCAGCATGCTGCAGGGGCACCCTGACGCACGCAAGTGCACCGGCATCGAGGTCTCCACCGGCTCGCTCGGACAGGGGCTGGCGATCGCAAACGGCATGGCGCTCGCGCTCCGGATGGATGGCAACCCGGCGCGCGTGTTTTGCCTCCTCGGCGACGGCGAGCTGCAGGAAGGCGAGGTGTGGGAGGCCGCGATGTTCGCGCCGCACCACGGTCTCGACCACGTGGTGGCCGTCGTGGACCACAACGGGCTGCAGATCGACGGCGCATGCACCGACGTGATGTGCCTCGGCGAGGTGGCCGAGAAGCTCCACGCCTTCGGCTGGGAGGTCCGCGAGTGCGACGGACACGACGTCGAGGCGCTGCTTGAGGCGCTCTCCGAGCCGCCGATGACCGAAGGCGTGCCGGTCGCCATCGTGGCGTACACGGTGAAGGGGAAGGGCGTGTCGTTCATGGAGGGCGATGCCGGCTGGCACGGCAAGTCACCCAACGCCGAGCAGACCGCCACCGCGCTCGAGGAACTCGGCGCGGTGCGGGGACAGGCGGCAGGGGCGCTCGAGGCCGCCGTCGGGTCGCTCCTGACCGACGAGTCGCCGTCCGAAGGGGGGTCGTAA
- the ftsE gene encoding cell division ATP-binding protein FtsE has product MISMRNVSKIYVPNKPPALDDCTVEIEQGEFVFLVGPSGSGKSTFIRLLLRELLPTRGQIVVAGQDLTKMKGWKVPYLRRNIGCVFQDFKLLPNKTTYENIAFALEVIGRSKHVVRTQVPEVLRLVGLEDKLESYPDELSGGEQQRVSIARAFVNRPPLLLADEPTGNLDPATSLGIMSLLNRINKTGTTVLVATHDREMVDSMRKRVIALENGKVVRDQDRGVYGYGD; this is encoded by the coding sequence ATGATCTCAATGCGGAACGTCAGCAAGATCTACGTTCCGAACAAACCCCCCGCGCTCGACGACTGTACCGTCGAGATCGAACAGGGAGAGTTCGTGTTCCTCGTCGGGCCGTCCGGCTCCGGCAAGTCCACCTTCATCCGCCTCCTGCTGCGTGAGCTCTTGCCCACGCGCGGCCAGATCGTCGTGGCCGGTCAGGACCTCACCAAGATGAAGGGCTGGAAGGTTCCGTACCTGCGCCGCAACATCGGCTGCGTGTTCCAGGACTTCAAACTCCTGCCGAACAAGACCACCTACGAGAACATCGCGTTCGCACTCGAGGTCATCGGTCGCAGCAAGCACGTCGTGCGCACGCAGGTGCCCGAGGTGTTGCGGCTCGTGGGTCTTGAGGACAAGCTGGAGAGTTACCCCGACGAGCTCTCCGGTGGCGAGCAGCAGCGCGTCTCGATCGCGCGTGCGTTCGTGAACCGCCCGCCGCTACTGCTGGCCGACGAGCCCACCGGCAACCTCGACCCGGCAACGTCGCTCGGGATCATGAGCCTGCTCAACCGCATCAACAAGACCGGCACCACCGTGCTGGTGGCCACGCACGACCGCGAGATGGTCGACTCCATGCGCAAGCGCGTCATCGCGCTCGAGAATGGCAAAGTCGTCCGTGACCAGGACCGAGGTGTCTACGGCTATGGCGATTAA
- a CDS encoding DUF1565 domain-containing protein has protein sequence MARSGLRTHDGLVRLSRLLVVAALMAVMVPVGVPVASAQPLTAETYWVDAINGLNTNPGTEVLPFATITYAASVSDALDTIMVEPGTYNGAINEVFPISLNGQSLKSTGGATVTTIQGNGSQQLLSILAWDDGDSLEGFTIQDGGIPGIAAVGVNLSTPTDALTAPTITGCTFLSNDGGTLGGALNVIVGMNADVTVFQNTFTNNSASSGGAIRATAYGNLYLAENDFFNNTATQGGALNLYTGSGGYVVVEHNLLQGNTAPTGSGGAIYWQGGTSTAHLLRGNTIYNNVAVHGAGMYLYWVTLDVEANECSGNAASAFSGFAYLEHSIVSAKSNYLVQNSSTFGGSVWTVDPSSTLTELNDTVVGNFGSSYATLADAVSTLTVTNCIYWNTDTPVEMAHADNLAYSCSSDARTTLTGAGSTVGLGMVYADPLLNSANLPALLDTSPCIDAGSWFDRAAYDFFGTSIPQDGDGDRVAWADIGCYEAPGVPLPTVYPVYRFYNFTNNTHFFTPSLDEANSVIVNYPKVFRYEGIAYYTNPLNNTQPLYRFYNRASGSHFYTASAEEAAHIIATWPHIFALDGQTYAVNPAPVLYSYAVFRFYNKTNGSHFYTASAEEAYIVNTNWPHIYTDEGPAFWIGQ, from the coding sequence ATGGCTCGCAGCGGGTTGAGGACTCACGATGGGCTCGTTCGGCTGTCGCGTCTGCTTGTGGTCGCCGCGCTGATGGCGGTGATGGTGCCAGTGGGGGTACCGGTCGCGAGCGCCCAGCCGCTGACCGCGGAAACGTACTGGGTGGACGCGATCAACGGCCTAAACACGAACCCGGGGACAGAGGTATTGCCGTTCGCGACGATTACGTACGCCGCATCGGTATCTGATGCGCTCGACACGATCATGGTCGAGCCGGGCACCTACAACGGGGCGATCAACGAGGTCTTTCCGATCAGCTTGAACGGACAATCGCTCAAGAGCACCGGTGGGGCCACCGTCACCACGATCCAGGGCAACGGAAGCCAGCAGCTTCTCTCCATTCTGGCGTGGGACGACGGCGATAGCCTCGAAGGCTTCACGATTCAGGACGGCGGCATTCCCGGCATCGCGGCTGTGGGCGTGAACCTGTCTACACCGACCGACGCCCTCACCGCACCGACGATCACGGGCTGCACCTTCTTGAGCAACGATGGTGGTACGCTCGGTGGAGCGCTGAACGTGATTGTGGGCATGAACGCGGACGTCACGGTCTTCCAGAACACGTTCACCAACAACTCGGCCAGCTCCGGCGGAGCCATCAGGGCCACCGCGTACGGAAATCTGTACCTAGCGGAGAACGACTTCTTCAACAACACCGCAACGCAGGGAGGCGCGCTCAACCTGTACACCGGCAGTGGCGGTTACGTGGTCGTCGAGCACAACCTTCTGCAGGGCAACACCGCACCAACCGGCAGCGGCGGGGCCATCTACTGGCAGGGTGGCACATCCACTGCGCACCTGCTGCGCGGCAACACGATCTACAACAACGTCGCCGTGCACGGTGCTGGGATGTACCTCTATTGGGTCACCTTGGACGTCGAAGCGAACGAGTGCTCGGGCAACGCCGCCAGTGCATTCAGCGGCTTCGCGTATCTCGAACATTCCATCGTTTCCGCCAAGAGCAACTACCTCGTGCAGAACTCCTCTACCTTTGGCGGCTCCGTCTGGACGGTCGACCCGAGTTCGACACTCACCGAGCTGAACGACACGGTCGTGGGCAACTTCGGGAGTTCGTACGCCACCCTGGCGGACGCCGTGTCCACGCTGACCGTGACGAACTGCATCTACTGGAATACCGACACGCCTGTTGAGATGGCGCATGCGGACAACCTTGCGTACTCGTGCTCCTCCGATGCCCGCACGACGCTGACGGGGGCCGGGAGCACGGTCGGCCTCGGCATGGTGTACGCCGACCCGCTCCTCAACAGCGCGAATCTGCCTGCGCTGCTCGACACCTCGCCGTGCATCGACGCCGGCAGCTGGTTCGACCGAGCTGCATACGACTTCTTCGGCACGTCGATTCCGCAAGATGGTGACGGCGATCGTGTGGCGTGGGCCGACATCGGCTGCTACGAAGCGCCCGGCGTACCGCTGCCCACCGTCTACCCTGTCTACCGCTTCTACAACTTCACCAACAACACGCACTTCTTCACGCCGTCGCTCGACGAGGCGAACTCGGTGATCGTCAACTACCCGAAGGTCTTCCGCTACGAGGGCATCGCCTACTACACCAACCCGCTCAACAACACGCAGCCCCTCTACCGCTTCTACAACCGCGCAAGTGGGAGCCACTTCTACACGGCCTCTGCCGAGGAGGCTGCGCACATCATCGCCACCTGGCCGCACATCTTCGCCCTTGACGGCCAGACCTACGCGGTGAACCCGGCGCCCGTGCTCTACAGCTATGCCGTGTTCCGCTTCTACAACAAGACAAACGGCAGTCACTTCTACACCGCCAGCGCCGAAGAGGCGTACATCGTGAACACCAACTGGCCCCACATATACACCGACGAGGGCCCGGCTTTCTGGATCGGGCAGTAG
- the prfB gene encoding peptide chain release factor 2 has protein sequence MEDRNADIQVLRERVAHIAEYLHLDEKRTELAALEERTTAPAFWDDQSQAQQVMAQASGLRDEIEGYESLVDALDEIEVANELAVAEADEELGAETVAGLKDLTRATNNLELATWFTGEFDHGDALVTILPGQGGLEAQDWAEMLMKMLVKYAGNRKWKVDVHDAPAGVELGIDRAVFTIHGRNAYGMLTSENGVHRLVRISPTDEKKRRQTTFARVEILPVLPDSVVLEIRDEDIRVDVYRSSGPGGQSVNTTDSAVRITHMPSGLVVTCQNEKSQLKNKETAMKILRSRLYELEEAKRLAELDALKGERQEISFGSQIRNYVLYPYQMVKDVRTGVETGDVNGVLDGDLDEFVIGYHRWRVSEEQGALAGS, from the coding sequence ATCGAAGATCGCAACGCGGACATCCAGGTGCTACGCGAGCGCGTAGCGCACATCGCCGAGTACCTGCATCTCGATGAAAAGCGCACCGAGCTCGCCGCGCTCGAGGAGCGCACCACGGCGCCCGCCTTCTGGGACGATCAATCGCAGGCGCAGCAGGTGATGGCGCAAGCCTCCGGCCTCCGGGACGAGATCGAGGGTTACGAGTCGCTCGTCGACGCGCTCGACGAGATCGAAGTCGCCAACGAGCTTGCGGTGGCCGAGGCCGACGAGGAACTCGGCGCCGAGACGGTCGCAGGTCTGAAGGACCTCACGCGTGCCACCAACAACCTCGAGCTCGCGACCTGGTTCACCGGCGAGTTCGACCATGGCGACGCGCTTGTCACCATCCTGCCCGGCCAGGGCGGCCTCGAGGCCCAGGACTGGGCCGAGATGCTCATGAAGATGCTCGTCAAGTACGCCGGCAACCGGAAGTGGAAGGTCGACGTGCACGACGCGCCGGCCGGTGTGGAACTCGGCATCGACCGTGCCGTGTTCACCATCCACGGCCGCAATGCGTACGGCATGCTCACCTCGGAAAACGGCGTGCATCGCCTGGTGCGCATCAGCCCCACCGACGAGAAGAAGCGCCGCCAGACCACCTTCGCGCGCGTGGAGATCCTGCCCGTGCTTCCCGACAGTGTGGTCCTCGAGATCCGCGACGAGGACATCCGCGTCGATGTGTACCGTTCAAGCGGCCCCGGTGGCCAGAGCGTGAACACCACCGACTCGGCGGTTCGCATAACGCACATGCCGAGCGGTCTCGTGGTCACCTGCCAGAACGAGAAGAGCCAGCTCAAGAACAAAGAAACGGCGATGAAGATCCTGCGCTCGCGCCTCTACGAGCTCGAGGAGGCCAAGCGCCTCGCCGAGCTCGATGCGCTCAAGGGCGAACGCCAGGAGATCTCTTTCGGCAGCCAAATCCGCAACTACGTGCTGTACCCGTACCAGATGGTGAAGGACGTGCGTACGGGCGTCGAGACGGGCGACGTGAACGGCGTACTCGATGGTGACCTGGACGAGTTCGTCATCGGCTATCATCGCTGGAGGGTCTCCGAGGAGCAGGGCGCGCTGGCAGGGTCCTAA
- a CDS encoding YitT family protein, whose product MAKEAKRGLAMVNPSAVLKSRRVRDYALMTLGILIVAWGLNAFLIPNKLAAGGVSGLATVFYYLFQDRFGVTVPIGLQMLVMNGILLVIGIRAKGWRYGARTVYGMVLLSLAVDLLAPFVPHLAAHDQLLAVLYGGAVTGVGMGLVFKARGNTGGTDIVAQLLVEKVNLGVGQLMLLADAVVTLVAALVLGPDLALYGAVAVFIMGAVIDVVQEGLSVEKAAFIICDEPGRVADAVMHQLGRGATGIMARGLYSSDPREMVFTVVSRREIDALKALVHAVDPKAFVVIANVHEALGEGFKEIGAGL is encoded by the coding sequence GTGGCGAAAGAAGCGAAGCGCGGACTCGCGATGGTGAACCCGTCTGCCGTGCTCAAGAGCCGGCGCGTGCGCGACTACGCACTCATGACCCTCGGCATCCTCATCGTTGCATGGGGCCTCAACGCGTTCCTCATCCCCAACAAGCTGGCCGCCGGTGGCGTGTCGGGCCTGGCCACGGTCTTCTACTACCTGTTCCAGGACAGGTTCGGCGTGACGGTGCCCATCGGACTGCAAATGCTCGTCATGAACGGCATCCTGCTCGTCATCGGCATCCGCGCCAAGGGCTGGCGCTATGGCGCCCGGACCGTGTACGGCATGGTGCTGCTGTCGCTTGCGGTGGACCTGCTCGCTCCGTTCGTGCCACATCTGGCTGCGCACGACCAGTTGCTCGCGGTGCTCTATGGCGGTGCAGTCACTGGCGTGGGCATGGGACTCGTCTTCAAGGCGCGTGGCAACACCGGCGGCACCGACATCGTGGCGCAGCTGCTGGTGGAGAAGGTCAACCTCGGCGTCGGGCAGCTCATGCTGCTTGCCGATGCCGTGGTGACCTTGGTGGCGGCGCTCGTCCTCGGCCCGGACCTGGCGCTCTACGGCGCGGTCGCCGTGTTCATCATGGGCGCCGTGATCGATGTGGTGCAGGAGGGCCTGTCGGTCGAGAAGGCGGCCTTCATCATTTGCGACGAGCCCGGCCGAGTGGCCGACGCAGTCATGCATCAGCTCGGCAGGGGCGCGACCGGCATCATGGCGCGCGGACTCTACTCCTCCGACCCGCGCGAGATGGTCTTCACCGTGGTCTCACGGCGCGAGATCGACGCGCTCAAGGCGCTCGTTCATGCTGTGGATCCAAAGGCGTTCGTGGTGATCGCCAACGTGCACGAGGCACTCGGCGAAGGATTCAAAGAGATAGGGGCGGGGCTATGA
- a CDS encoding S41 family peptidase produces the protein MKTLLKIAAALVAVLIIAVSAFGVGVWFERAIGSGPVASTDSADLEDAVNEVAGIIERDALAPSSEASMTAGAIGGMLESLEDSHAAYFDAKHYEYFNEQTDGTFYGIGVTIANEGDDLVIQSVIEGTPAEAAGLLADDVIVEIDGETSKRWDTDEAVLRIRGEAGTHVTLGIRRNGAEELRDFTITRAKIEVPNIETELLEDNVGYIRLYSFTEVADDDLRDAIATLADQGAKGYVLDLRDNPGGLLTSSVDVASLFIEDGVIVRVEDREGTIEEHRASGSVATDAPLVVLINGNSASASEIVGGALQDHGRAKLVGERSFGKGSVQQIEELSFGGAIKLTIAHYVTPKNRVIDKIGLTPDVEVEMEPELQADKATDTQLQRAVEELQKQL, from the coding sequence ATGAAGACACTGCTCAAGATCGCGGCCGCTCTCGTGGCCGTGCTCATCATCGCCGTCAGCGCCTTCGGCGTGGGCGTCTGGTTCGAGCGGGCCATCGGCAGTGGCCCGGTGGCGTCGACCGATTCGGCCGACCTCGAGGACGCGGTGAACGAGGTCGCGGGCATCATCGAGCGCGATGCGCTGGCACCCTCGAGCGAGGCGTCGATGACCGCCGGCGCGATCGGCGGGATGCTCGAGTCGCTCGAGGACTCGCACGCGGCGTACTTCGATGCGAAGCACTACGAGTACTTCAACGAGCAGACCGACGGCACGTTCTACGGCATCGGCGTCACGATCGCCAACGAAGGCGACGACCTGGTCATCCAGTCGGTGATCGAGGGCACTCCCGCAGAGGCGGCCGGGCTGCTTGCCGACGATGTCATCGTCGAGATCGACGGAGAGACGTCCAAGCGCTGGGACACCGATGAGGCCGTGCTGCGCATCCGCGGCGAGGCCGGCACGCACGTGACCCTCGGCATCCGCCGCAACGGGGCCGAGGAGCTAAGAGACTTCACGATCACGCGCGCCAAGATCGAGGTGCCCAACATCGAGACCGAGCTGCTCGAGGACAATGTGGGCTACATCCGCCTCTACAGCTTCACCGAGGTCGCGGACGACGACCTGCGCGATGCGATCGCCACGCTGGCCGATCAGGGCGCCAAGGGCTACGTTCTCGACCTGCGTGACAATCCGGGCGGGCTTCTCACCTCCTCGGTCGACGTCGCGTCGCTGTTCATCGAAGACGGCGTCATCGTGCGGGTTGAGGATCGCGAGGGCACCATCGAAGAGCATCGGGCCAGCGGGAGCGTCGCCACCGACGCGCCGCTCGTGGTGCTCATCAACGGCAATTCGGCCTCGGCGAGCGAGATCGTCGGCGGGGCGCTGCAGGACCACGGTCGCGCGAAGCTCGTAGGCGAGCGGAGCTTCGGTAAGGGAAGCGTCCAGCAGATCGAGGAACTGTCGTTCGGCGGTGCCATCAAGCTCACCATCGCTCACTACGTCACGCCGAAGAATCGGGTGATCGACAAGATCGGTCTCACGCCCGACGTTGAGGTCGAGATGGAGCCCGAGCTGCAGGCCGACAAGGCCACCGACACGCAGCTCCAGCGGGCCGTGGAGGAACTCCAGAAGCAGCTCTAG